GGGCTTAATGATGTCGAATACTCCCCAAGTCGAGAAACATTTTAGTGCCAAGACCAGTTTCACACCTGAGATTTCTTTGAGTTGTTTTGCTTTCTCTAAGTTCTCAATGAGTTTATCTTCATTGATCATAAAGAATGGGGTTTTTAAATGATTGGTTTGCATGTTACTACCCTATATACAGGCGATACTTCTTCAGCATGATAAATCGAATAAAGCCGACGCATAGGCATCGGCTCATCCTTCCCAAGTCGCATTACAGCACTGGGAAATAAGTGCATTATTTCAGTTTGTGGATCACTGGCTGGCCTGGCTCTAGTTCTTGAACGTGCCAATCTAGACCAATGCTAGGCATCGTTTCTAAGAACGGATCAGGGTCCAACTGTTCCATATTGAACACGCCTTTATCAGCCCATTGACCACGGAAGAACTGCAGCGCTGCAGTAATGGCCGGGACACCGGTTGTGTAAGAGATCGCTTGATGCTCAACATCTTCATAAGCCACTTCATGGTCTGCATTATTGTAGATAAATACACTGCGCTCTTTGCCATCTTTCTTACCTTGGACCCAAGTACCGATACAAGTAAGTCCGGTATAACCTGGAGCCAGTGAGGTTGGATCAGGCAGCATTGCTTTAAGAACGTGCAAAGGTTGTACAACCGTACCATCGTGCAACGTCAATGGCTCAGGGCTCAATAGGCCAATATCACGCATCACGTTGAAATAGTTTAGGTAACGGTCACCGAATCCCATCCAGAATTCAATGCGTTTTGCTGGTATGAATTCTTTCATTGAGCGAACTTCATCATGCGCCATTGAGTATACTTTGTGTGATCCACAATTTGGGAAATCAAACTCAAGCATACGTGAGTGGCAAGGCACTTGTTTCCATTCACCGTTTTCCCAATAGAAAGAGTCACCTTGGATCTCTAGCATGTTTGTTTCTGGGTCAAAATTCGTTGCGAACTTCTTACCGTGATCACCAGCATTCACATCCATAACATCAATCGTGTCAATCTCATCAAAAAGATGCTTCACTGCATAAGCGGCAAATACCGATACCACGCCCGGATCGAAGCCTGCACCTAAAATACCAGTAATGCCTGCTTCCTTGAATTTTTCACGGTAGCCCCACTGCCAATCGTATGCTTCAGGAACTTGCTGTCCTTCAGAGCAAAGATCTACAGCAACAGACGTATCTAAGTACGATACTTTTGCTTGGTAGCATGCTTCCATAATTGGCATATTAACCCAAGGAGGTCCTGCATTGATCACAAGATCTGGTTTCACTTCTTTAATAAGAGCAACCAGAGAATCGACATCGTCAGCATTGACCGCACGTGCTTCTAGCTTTTTAGCTGAATCTTTCAGGTTGTTTTTTTTCTGGATAGACTCGATGATTTTTTCACATTTACTAATAGTGCGTGACGCAATTGTAATATCACCCAGAACGTCATTGTTTTGTGCCGCTTTATGCGCAACAACCCAACCAACACCGCCTGCACCAATCTGTAAAACTGCCATAGTTTTCTGTTACCTTTATTAAACCAGCTCAAAGGCCAGTATATTGATTTTATGGATCAAAGATTCAAAGTCCGCTGTGGTTAAACAGGGATTCAAAATCGTAAATTTAAGTGTGGTTTTACCTTCAACAATTGTTTCACCAAGTACTGCGATCCCGCGTGTCAGGGCTTGCAACCGTACTGTTTTATTTAATTCATCGAGATTTTTATCACCGTGTGTTGCTCGGAATAACACCGTTGATAATGAAGGTTCTGCCAATAATTCAAAGTCTGCATGGTCACGAATCATCTCTGCGACTTCTTTGGTTTGCACCAGCAAGTGATCGTACATATCACCAAGCACTTGTGGGCCAACATTTTGCATGGTCATGAAGACTTTTAACGCATCAAATCGCTTGGTTGTGGCGATAGATTTATCGACTAAATTAGGAAGCTCATCATGCTCACGGTTCAGATAATCAGCATGATGAAGTAGATATTTAAAGTGGGCTTTATGACTGACTAATAAAGCACTGCAACTGATGGTTTGATAGAAAAGTTTATGGAAATCGACACTGAGCGAATGTGCTCGTTCAATCCCTTTTAAACGAGATTTGTATCGACTGAAAATTAACGCACCACCATAAGCACCATCGACGTGCATCCACATATCGTGTTTTGTTGCCATATCAGCAATAAAGTCGAGATCATCGATGGCACCATGATCCGTCGTCCCTGCCGTGCCAACTATCGCAAATGGGATCAACCCTTGCTCTTTCGCTTGAATCAAAGCGTTATCTAATTGAGCAGTGTCCATCGTGCCATCAGCATTGGCTTCCACCGTCATCACCGCTTGTTCACCAAGTCCCATCCATGACGCCGATTTTTGCACGGTAAAATGCGCCTTTGCCGAACATACAATTCTCAGTTTATCGGCATAGTCTGGCAGGCCGATTTTAGGGACGGAGTGATGGCTGAGTTTTTCTGCAATCCAATCTCTCGCGAGCATTAAACCAATTTGGTTACTTTGAGTACCACCGCTAGTAAAAGTGCCATCCGCATGGTCACCAAGTCGATACTTACCGCATAGCCAATTGATCACCTTCTGCTCTACATAAGTGGCAGAAGACGCTTGGTCCCAAGAGTCCATAGATTGATTTAAAGCAGCAATCATGGTTTCTGCTGCAACGGCAGAAAGCAGAGGTGGGGTATGTAAATGCGCAATACAATCTGGGTGCTGGGTAAAAATAGCGTTAGCAGCCACAAGATCAACCGTTTCATCAATCACTGAAGCAAGTGAGGCGTATTTACTATCGAGATCCACGGCATTGATTGCTGTTTCAAGTTTCTTGGGCTCCAGACCTGAATAAGGCGTATTGACTTGTTCAAATACCGACTTTATGGCTGCCGTCGTATGATTTATCGCTGAGACAAATTCAGTACAGCCGAGCTTTCCTGTTTGAATAAAGTGCTTTTTCCACTCTTGTTGAGGAGAAATTTCAACATGAGATCCACCAGCGGCAAGGATTGCTTCCTCAAAGACTCGAAGTGCAAAGTCTATTTGTTCAAAAGAAATAATCAGTGGGGGCAGAAAACGAATCACAGCGCCTTCTCGCCCACCCTTCTCTACAATTAAACCACGTTCAAGCGCTGCTCGTTGAATAGCAAGTGTGAGCTGACCATCGGCAAGAGGCTCATCAAATTTATTGACTTCACCATTTGGGTTCTTTATTTCAACACCCAGCATCAAGCCTTTACCGCGTACATCAGCAATGCAATTCACTCGCTTTTGTATGCTTTCCAAACCAAAACGTAAGTATTGACCAGCAACGTTTGCATGCTCGACTAGGTTATCGCGCTGAATAATTTCTAATGCTTTCGCCCCTGAAACCATAGCCAGCTGATTGCCTCGAAATGTCCCAGTATGCTCTCCGGGTTTCCAAGTATCATGCTGTTTGTTGATCACCAATAGTGACATGGGCAAACCACCACCAATCGCTTTTGATAAACACAAAATATCAGGAACGATGCCCGCTTCTTCAAATGCAAAATGGTAACCTGACTTCCCAACTCCACACTGAATCTCGTCAAAGATGAGTAATATTCCGTGCTCATCACAGATTCGACGGAGTTCACGCAACCAAAATGCAGGGGCAGGAATCACACCACCTTCACCTTGAACCGGCTCAACGATCATCGCGGCAGGTTTCATAATGCCGGCTTCATCGTCACTCAATAACCGTTCAATATAGCGGATGCTTGCTTTGGCGCCTTCGTCACCGCCTAAACCAAAGGGGCAACGCAAACTATAAGGAAACGGCATAAAGTGAACATCTGACATTAGCCCCGTTCGACGCGCTTTAGTATCGAGATTCCCCATCATGCCCATCGTGCCGTTGGTCATGCCATGATAAGCCCCACGAAACGCCAGCATGGTATTGCGTCCGGTTGTTTGCTTCGCCAATTTTATTGCAGCTTCAACAGCATCAGCACCTGACGGGCCGCAAAATTGAATCACACAATCGTCACCCAATTCGGGGGGTAAAAAATTTTTCACCGTATGGATAAAGTGCGTTTTTGCTGCCGTTGCGATATCCAAAGTCTGGTACGGTAAGCCAGAGTCCAATTGTTCTTTGAGAGCTTGGTTTATCTCTGGGTGATTGTAACCCAGCGCCAGTGTGCCAGCACCGGCGAGACAATCGAGAAACAACTGACCTCGTGTATCTTCAACAATACATCCATAGGCTTGTGCAATGGCGATCGGAAGCCGCCGAGGATAAGAACGAACTGCTGATTCGTGTTCAGCTTGATCAATCATGACTTGATCAGCAGTTAAGTCATAGGTCCCTTCTACAAGAGGAACCTGAGTTGAAAAACAAGTCGCGATACTCTGATCGACT
This window of the Vibrio azureus genome carries:
- a CDS encoding carboxynorspermidine synthase, with product MAVLQIGAGGVGWVVAHKAAQNNDVLGDITIASRTISKCEKIIESIQKKNNLKDSAKKLEARAVNADDVDSLVALIKEVKPDLVINAGPPWVNMPIMEACYQAKVSYLDTSVAVDLCSEGQQVPEAYDWQWGYREKFKEAGITGILGAGFDPGVVSVFAAYAVKHLFDEIDTIDVMDVNAGDHGKKFATNFDPETNMLEIQGDSFYWENGEWKQVPCHSRMLEFDFPNCGSHKVYSMAHDEVRSMKEFIPAKRIEFWMGFGDRYLNYFNVMRDIGLLSPEPLTLHDGTVVQPLHVLKAMLPDPTSLAPGYTGLTCIGTWVQGKKDGKERSVFIYNNADHEVAYEDVEHQAISYTTGVPAITAALQFFRGQWADKGVFNMEQLDPDPFLETMPSIGLDWHVQELEPGQPVIHKLK
- a CDS encoding pyridoxal phosphate-dependent class III aminotransferase, which codes for MSTAFEVDQSIATCFSTQVPLVEGTYDLTADQVMIDQAEHESAVRSYPRRLPIAIAQAYGCIVEDTRGQLFLDCLAGAGTLALGYNHPEINQALKEQLDSGLPYQTLDIATAAKTHFIHTVKNFLPPELGDDCVIQFCGPSGADAVEAAIKLAKQTTGRNTMLAFRGAYHGMTNGTMGMMGNLDTKARRTGLMSDVHFMPFPYSLRCPFGLGGDEGAKASIRYIERLLSDDEAGIMKPAAMIVEPVQGEGGVIPAPAFWLRELRRICDEHGILLIFDEIQCGVGKSGYHFAFEEAGIVPDILCLSKAIGGGLPMSLLVINKQHDTWKPGEHTGTFRGNQLAMVSGAKALEIIQRDNLVEHANVAGQYLRFGLESIQKRVNCIADVRGKGLMLGVEIKNPNGEVNKFDEPLADGQLTLAIQRAALERGLIVEKGGREGAVIRFLPPLIISFEQIDFALRVFEEAILAAGGSHVEISPQQEWKKHFIQTGKLGCTEFVSAINHTTAAIKSVFEQVNTPYSGLEPKKLETAINAVDLDSKYASLASVIDETVDLVAANAIFTQHPDCIAHLHTPPLLSAVAAETMIAALNQSMDSWDQASSATYVEQKVINWLCGKYRLGDHADGTFTSGGTQSNQIGLMLARDWIAEKLSHHSVPKIGLPDYADKLRIVCSAKAHFTVQKSASWMGLGEQAVMTVEANADGTMDTAQLDNALIQAKEQGLIPFAIVGTAGTTDHGAIDDLDFIADMATKHDMWMHVDGAYGGALIFSRYKSRLKGIERAHSLSVDFHKLFYQTISCSALLVSHKAHFKYLLHHADYLNREHDELPNLVDKSIATTKRFDALKVFMTMQNVGPQVLGDMYDHLLVQTKEVAEMIRDHADFELLAEPSLSTVLFRATHGDKNLDELNKTVRLQALTRGIAVLGETIVEGKTTLKFTILNPCLTTADFESLIHKINILAFELV